The Ignavibacteriales bacterium genome contains the following window.
TATGCGTGTTCGAATAGCACGCCGGTCCGTTTCGATTTGGGTCTCACCCGGACCTTTTGTACCAACTCCGCCATATTGTTTCGAAAGGTGAGTCCATTGCCGGGTAAGACGTGGCAACATATATTGAAGTTGTGCCAATTCGACTTGTGTCATTGCCTCTTTCGTCTTCGCTCTTTTCGCGAATATGTCGAGTATGATTCCGCTCCGGTCGAGTATCTTGCATTTGATTATCTTCTCTAGATTTCTTACCTGCACCGGTGATAAATCATCATCGAATATCACCGAATCGATTTTATTATCTTCAACGTAGCGGCCGATTTCCAAAACTTTCCCCGATCCGATGTATGTCGCGGAATCTATTCTTTCTCTCTCTTGTGTAATTTTCTCGACTATGCTAATCCCGGCAGTGTCGGCAAGAAGAATCAGTTCATCGAGATGTTCTGCAACCATATCTCTCCTTAGAATTTTTGGAATAATCCCGACGACAATACCTTTCTCTTCACGTTTGGTTTCAACTAATTTTTTTAAACTCATATATTCTGTCCACTTTGTGCAATAGATTTACGATTGTCACGGGCGATAATCATCTCTGCGATTGCCAGCAGAAGTGCTATAATTATAAAATATTTCCATAACTCAGAACCAAAGCGCGCTTCGAGAATTTGTTTGTACCTCTCACCGTGCTCACCTACATTAGTAAGTATTAACGGTTCAACGCCGAATTGTGAAAAATATTTTTGCAGGTTATCCTCTGTTATCGTTCTGGTATCCGATTCTGAACTGTTTATATTCACGGGAAATGAATGCAAGCAAGATCGGTCTGAAAAAATCTGATAATTACCAGGGATATCTACTTTCCTTATCACGAATTTAGTCTCATACGGTCTGTTCTTACTCTCTGCTGTCGCTGATGACGGTTTCAGTGGTTCTTGAACACCATCGGGAAGTAAGAGTCGATAACTCATTTTGCGTTCGGAGATGGAAGAATCTTGGGAAATATTTTTTATCGCGACACTCGGCTGATCACCTGTTATGAAGTTGAATATCCGCTGGCTTGAGGAGGATGCATATAAAGTTGTACGATGCAGAAGAGGGGCGAATATTCCTTTTATTGGAAAATCCGACCAATCTAATGACGGAGAAACTGAGAATAAAAATATTTTACCGCGTCCGGTGGAATATTGTGTGAGAAACGGAGAATTATCCGATAGCGTAATAATGGTTCTCGCTGCTGCATTCGGTTTAAAGGTCACCGTTTTATAAATCGATGGTGATTCAATCTGTTGATCCTTGATAGTCTTCTCATTCTTCTCGAACATTCCGATAAACAACGGATGATCGTAATCGATTTTGTTGAATGTAAGATTCACGGGAGTAGTTTTTGATCCAATAATATTTCCGATGGGGGAAATATTGAAGAGGTTTGAGATAGTGTTATTGAATCGTGCAATTTCAATTTTATCGTCAGGAAATATTATCAGTCCACCGCCATCGGTAACGAAATTTTTTAGAATGAGTAGCTGTTGTTCGGAAAATGTTTGAAGATTTGTGCAAATTATCGACTGGGTTCGGGATATTTCAGCCGATGTTAGTTTATTGTTCGACAAGAATTTCGCCGATATCGAGCGGTTTGCATTGCCCAACAGTGATGAAGCAAGCGCAAGTCGCGGAAGCCGGATCTCATTTTCGGAGTTTGCAATAAATGTCACGTCTAATATTTCTGGAATGTAAAAAGAAAAATACCTGATGTTGTCTTGAGAGATTGCATCATTCTCGATCTGGATATATCCGTTGTTAAAACCATTTTTCTTCGGGAGAACCGAAAACTCTGCTTTAGTTGTTCCATAACCATTGAGTGAAAGATTCTTTTGAGCGACTCGTTTACCATCGAGGTAAACACTAGCCAGAAGATTGGGTATTGCATGCTCATTAAAATTTTTAATCGAAGCCCGGATAATGATTGGTTTCGCAATCTCGAATATAGTGCTTGCAATTTCTATGCTATCGACGCAACAGTTGATCTGATCGGTCTGGCCTATAGGCATTAAAATTAATCTGGCGTTCATATCACCGAGCGAAAGATGCTTTTTCGTAATCGATTGAGTGTAGAGTGTGCTTTGATTATCCGAAATAATATAAATTTCTTTGTTTGCGTTATTGGATTGTGATAAAAATTTTGCCGATAATCGGATTGCATCATCAATAGGGCGTGTAATGTTTGATATTTTTGTTTCATCAATATATTTTCGAAGACGATTTATATCGTGCGTTGCCGATTCAATTGTCGCTTCCGGAAGTTCCGATAATCGGAGGAAATAAACTTCATCACCTTCCTTAATGATATTCGTTATACTCAATGCCGATTGTTTTGCTTGTGATAATAATTCTCCATTCGCGTCTCTTCGGGCCATACTGAATGAATCATCCAATATAATGATGATTGTTGATTGGGCATTTGTTCCGATTATCCCCCAAAAATAATTCCGCATCGCAGGTCTGGCAAATGCGAGTACAATAAAAATTATAATCAGAGTGCGGATAATCAGCAAGAGAATTTGTTTCAGTTTAAGACGTCTGATTTTTGTTTGTTGGAGTTCTTTTAAAAATGATAAAGTACTGAATTCAATTATTCTGAGTTTGCGAAGGTTAAGAAAGTGAAGAATAATGGGGACTGCGGCGGCAACCAATCCGAAAAGAAACAGGGGATTTAAAAAAGTCATTCTTGTAAAAAATATTCTCTTAAATATAATTTTTGAGATGTATACCAATAAGTGGAGAAAACATGAAAAAAGCAAGATTGCAAATTAACCATATTATCACTATATTTATGCACATTAATCGGGATGTAGCGCAGCCCGGCTAGCGCGCCTGCCTTGGGCATGGGGACAAAGAGATTGATTTCCATTTAATTCCGAACAATTCCCCTGAATATTCTTTTGTCACCTAACACTTCACCTAACACTTCACCTAACACTTCACCTAACACTTCTTCGATATTCCTGCAATCGAAAGGAGTAAACATGTCGTGCATTTTCCGAGAAAAAAAGAGCGGAATATATTACATCGTTTCTTCTAGTAATGGCAAAAGAATCTGGAAGTCCACCAAAACACGAGATAGAAAGAAAGCTCAGCAATTGTTTTCCAGTCACACTCCAATAAAAATAGAAACGAACCAACCCCAATTATTGTCACAATGCATAAAAGAGTATGTTTCTTTCGTAGAGACGACGTATGCCAGCAAAACATTAGAGATCTATAAAACCGCTCTAGATCATTTAATCACAAACACAGGAGATATTAGAGTCGATTCTATTACTTCCAGAAATATTGACCTTTATAAGGTTGTTCGCATGAAAGATGTCTCCCCGACCACTGTGAATATTGAACTCAGAGCTTTACGCACATTCTTCAATGTTCTAAAACGATGGGAGATTGTTGACAAAAATCCTTGTCAAGGTATAAAGCAAATAAGGATACCGGAACAGACCCCTTTATTTTTCAATGAAGAGCAACAAATGGATCTGATCAAGGCGATCTCAGAACGATGGCTTCAAGAGATCGTAATCTTTGCACTAATGACTGGGGCAAGGCGAGGTGAAATAATAAACCTCCAATGGAGTGATATAAACTTTGAGACTAAAACAATCACAATACAAAGTAGCTTGAGTTATCAGGTGAAGACGGGAAAGCTGAGGACTATACCAATGAATGAGACCGTCTACACTCTCCTCAAGGATAAGCCAGTAAAGGAAGGATTAGTATTCAAGGGGAAAAAAGGCAAGAAAGCTAATGATAATTTCGTAAGCGAGAAATTTCGGGAATTTGTCAGGAAGAATGGTTTTGACAAGCGACTTCATTTTCATTCGCTTCGACATTCTTTTGCGAGCGTGTTAGTAAAGAAAGGAGTATCATTGTTTCAAGTCCAAAGATTACTAGGTCACTCCTCCTCGAAAATCACGGAGGTCTATGCGCACTTACAAAGCTCTGATATGCATCAAGTTGTTGATGTCTTGAAATTATGAGACTCTAAGTAGCTCGAATACGCAATGTTTTGAACTACCTCGATTTGAGTTCGATTCTACACGTCCAGGTTTTAATGAAGTATTTGCAATAAGTTTTGCGATTTTTCTTAATCTTTGCTTTTTAAATCAAGTTGCTAATACTTTGATTTTGCTAGCTCGTATTATCAATCAAATTATTTACCAAATTTCTGAATAACTTCATTCAAATCTAATAATAAATGGGTAGTCATAAATTTTTTCTATTCCATTATCAAGTTTATCAAATATTCTCATTATAAATGGCCCATTTGTTCGGAAGATAGTACTCGATAAATTTATTTTCAGAAAAACCATTTCATTTGGTTTTTGTCCTGATGGGATAATGACATCGCTTAGCAAAGTCGTTTTCCCCGAATCTCCATCCAGCCGGTATGAATAGTTATTCGATGATGCTGAATCATAAGGAATCGAAATTATAAAATCTATAGCAGTGTCTTTGGCCGATATGGTATATTCGGCATACTGATCTTCATCTCCTCTATTCACTGATAAATATGATATTCTGATTTCACCAGTTCCTGTGGATGTTTTCATTAGGGAAGGTAAATAAAGAATACCAACTGTAATTATAATCAACGAAGCACTCACATATACCAACCTCATTGGCTTTTGCCAGAGAGATTTGAACAATTCACCAGAATGTTCAAAGAATTCGGTCGCACTATTTTCTAAAATCGAAATCATTTTTCTCACGAAACCATCTTTTGGATAATACTTTTTTAGGATTATTGCTTCATCCCTGCAAATATCACAAGTGGCTAAATGGTTTTCAATTCTTTTCCACTGATTACTATCTTCACTTAATTCACCATTAATATATAAGGCGATTTCATCTGTTGATGCGTGCTCTTTGTGCTTATTGTGAAGGATTGCAGCCGATTTCACTTTTCTCCAAAATGAAATTTCTTTCTTTAATTCTTCATTTAACCTGAGTTCTGCTTCAAACTCTTCTTTTTCTTCTTTACTTAATGTTCCTGCCAAATAGAAAGGAATAAGTTCAAATATCTCTTCTGTCTTCATGTCTTCTCATATTTTTGTTCTCGATTTTCATAGATCTAGTATATAGTCGCCAAATATTTTAAATGGTTACATCAAAAACTTCTTTAATTCTTTCTTTTATCTTACTTCTTTTTCGTGAAATAGTGGTTTTGACGTTAGGAATGCTCATTCCCATTTTTATAGCGATTTCTTCTCTCGGTAATTTGTCGATGAGGGCATAATTAAGTAATTCCTGATCTTGTTGACTGAATTCGCGCATAACCTGCTCGATCATTAATACGTTTTCGCGCAACTCAAGCTCTTCGTGCGGATTCAAGGATTCTTTGTCTTGAAATATTGCAGATGATCTATTTTGAGAATCATCATCATTCTCGCTATGCTCATCGTAATAAACGTCATTATAATGTTTCAAATATGAAATTTCTGATTTCCGCACGTCAAGCATTTTTTTAAGTGTTACGCCCCACACAAATGTTTCTAAACTCGATTCACCCCGGAATGTTTTTGAAATACATAAGGTCTTCCATAGTGCTTCCGATACAAGCGGTTCGACTATTTTTTTTATTGATTCAGTCGCGAGAAGGTTGACTTGCTTCAATTTATACGAATAAAAATTGAAACCTTCTTGAATCCATCCCACAACTTTTTTGTATGTTGTTGATGGTCCCTTTCGATCCAGGTATGCACAGAATTCGTTTATCAGTTCTATATCTCGCATAGTGATATTTAGCAATTGTCATTGTTTATTTCGACCACTAATATTATAAAATTGAGACATATTGTCAAATTACTTAATTCGCCTTCATTTAGTCGAAAATCTCCAATTGAAATGTTGATTTTTCACTTCTTTCACTGTATATTCTCTATATGATTTTGGCAATTTGAGAAAACATATTTAGCATGTAGATCTCATCATTATCATAATCTAGAATTAACCATGAACTATACTTATGACAAAATAATTAAGCCGTTCTACCATTTTGGATTGTTATGTTTCATAACAATCCTCCTGCAAAGTTGCAAGAATGATACTACTCTAAAATTAAGGTACGAAGCAATCCGACTTGATTCATTAGCACAAATTGAAGATTCATTAAGCAATTACCTTTCTGCAAAAAACTATTACAATTCTGCTTTGTCTATATATTTGAAAGTTGGCGATAGAACAAATAGCGCTGATATTTATTCAAATTTAGGATTTGTATATGCAAACTTAAATCAATTTGATTCTTCGAGAATATTTCACCACAAATCTCTCGAAACGCAAAAAATTCTTCATGACACATTATCAATGGCAGCATCCTATAACAATCTTGGCTACATTTATCAACAAATGAATCAATATGCTTTATCAAATTCTTATCTTGATTCATCACTTTACTTATTGAATATCCTTCATGACGATTCTAATTTTGTTAATCCTCTGACTACTAAAGGTTTAAATTTCTCTTTTCTAGGGCAATACGATAAAGCGTTGGAGATTCATTCAAACGCTTTGTATCTCTGGGGAAAATATAAAGACTCCTCAATATTAGCAGGAGTTTTAATGAATATAGGTTATGATTATTATAATCTGAAAGATTACAGCAATGCCTTGAATTCACTTGCGAGAGCATTGAATATCTCACGCATATTGGAATATGATGCATATATCGGATACGCGCAAGGATTGATTTCTCTGGTCCTGAATGCTCAGCAAAAATATTCAGATGCGGCAAAATATGCTGATTCAGCTCTTTCTATTTCTTTACGTCTCGGGCAGAAGCAAGATGAGGGTGCCGCATATTATAAACTTGGAATGATATTTTTGAATTCCGGGTATCCTGAAAAAGCAATCGACAATCTTAATAAAGCAGCGTTTATTTTTCGTAAGCTCGGAACACCGGAACGGGAAGGCATGGTCTATTATCAAATGATGCGTGCCTTCATCAAATCTCGCAAACCTTCAACGGCAATCATATATGGAAAGAGTGCTGTCAATATTCTCCAATTAATTAGAGCCAGCATTAAATCTCTTGATAAAGACCTGCAGCATGATTATCTCAGATCGAAAGAAAATGTCTACCGGGAACTTGCTGAGTTGTTGATAAAACAAAGTCGTTATCCCGAAGCGCAGCAAATAATGAATATGCTAAAAGAGGAAGAGTATTTTGAGTATATTCGCGGTGAAGCTCAGGATACTATATCACTTAACTTGCAAGCAGTTTTTTCTCAATTGGAAAATAATCAATCAGAGAATATTAATAATATATTAGATAGTCTAGCTTCCTATAGCTTGGAGTTTTATCAGCTTCGTACCAAATCTTTGCTAAATGATGAACAAAATAAAAGATATTATCTTTTGCTTGACAGGATTAGACGCTCAAATGAGAAATACAATATGTTTCTCGATGAATTGGAAGATAAATTATCCTCTTCTCCTGAGCAAATGCCCAAAATAAAAGATCTCAGAGAAACCGAAAACCTGGTTGAAGTCCTCAGAAAATTAGGACCCCGCACCGTTGCAATCTATACGATAATGGAAGAGTCAAAACTCAATTTAATTCTAATGACAGGTGAAGTAAATAAATGGAAAGGAGTCTCTGTCAGTTCAAACCTCCTTAATAAAGATATAGATTTATTTATATCTCAACTCCGCGATCCCAAACAAGATCCGGTTCCAATGGCGAAAAAGATGTACGATCTGATTATCAGACCATTTGAAGCAGATCTCAAACGGATGAATGCAGACGAAATTCTCTGGTCACTTGATGGTAAATTACGTTATGTTCCTATCTCCGCTCTCCATAATGGAAAAAATTTTATGGTTGATCTATATCGGAATATCATTATCATCCCAAGAAATATTGGGTGGCTTCTCGATAAAGAGCATAAACAATGGGAAATACTTGGATTTGGAGTCTCGAAACCCCACGGTGAATTCCGCTCGCTACCATCTGTGTATGATGAACTTGCCGGGATAGTAAAGGGCAAACATAATTCGACCGGAAACGGATTTATCCCCGGATATGTGAAACTTGATGAGAAATTCACGCTTAATACAATGCTGAGCGACCTAAGAAATCCTGCACCGATAGTCCATGTTGCAAGTCATTTCAAACTTGCACCCGGTGATTTCACAAATTCATTTTTATTGCTCGGAGACGGTTCAATTCTGACGATGCAAGAATTTAAGAATCTACCCAAAGTATTCTCAGGTGTCGATCTCTTCACTCTCTCTGCGTGCAATACTGCCATGGGAACTTCTGCAAACGGTGGGGAGGTTGAAAACTTTGCCACACTCGCGCAACGTCAGGGAGCAAAAGTTATCTTGGCTACTTTATGGCCCGTGCAGGATAATAGCACAGCCGAATTGATGAAACATTTTTATCGATTCAAATATGAAAATAATAAACTATCTATAGCAGAAGCTTTACAAAATGCTCAGCTATTCTTACTTAATGGCAATATTGCAAAATCAGAAAATCAATCCCAAAGCTCAGCAAATTCACTCCATCAGAAATACTCCCATCCATACTATTGGGCTCCGTTTATACTTATCGGGAATAGTCAATAGTTAATACGGCTACTTAGATTCTTTATTAGTGAAATAGTCTCGCTATTACTCTGAATTTCAGGGCTTGGTTGATAAAATCCTCCATCCACTTAAGCTTACATCTTCCTTGTTGTAACCTTTTATTGAAAGAAGCAACTATTGATTGTAATTCATAAATATTCAAAATTATAAGGAATAAAGTATGAAAGCAATCTTAAAATCTTCTTGTTCAAAAAGATTGAATCTCAATCACCCAGTGTGGATGTTTTGGATTTGCCTCTCGATAGTTATTAGCTCGGTGTTGCTTACTTCATGTGAAAAAGGTGTTGATTCTGGGGAATCTGCATGCGAGAAAGATAATACCGGATGCATTGAGGTTAGGAATATTTCCTCATTATATAAATTTGATGTTTGGCTGGATGGATCAAAAATATTTACCGTTAAACCCGGGCAGTCATCAAATAAGAGCACTGGTGTTGGTTCTCATGTCGTGTCGATTAAGTATTTCAATACAACGCGGGATGCATATAGCCCTTCGTATGTGAATGTATCTCAATGTCAGACCTGGTATCTAACATGCACACCTGTACAGTGAGATCATAGTAATGAATATACATATTAAACAAAATTTTAAATTAAACTCATTTTATTAATTCGAAAGGAATTTATAATGTCTAAAATATCTGTTATATCGATTGTT
Protein-coding sequences here:
- a CDS encoding BatA domain-containing protein, coding for MTFLNPLFLFGLVAAAVPIILHFLNLRKLRIIEFSTLSFLKELQQTKIRRLKLKQILLLIIRTLIIIFIVLAFARPAMRNYFWGIIGTNAQSTIIIILDDSFSMARRDANGELLSQAKQSALSITNIIKEGDEVYFLRLSELPEATIESATHDINRLRKYIDETKISNITRPIDDAIRLSAKFLSQSNNANKEIYIISDNQSTLYTQSITKKHLSLGDMNARLILMPIGQTDQINCCVDSIEIASTIFEIAKPIIIRASIKNFNEHAIPNLLASVYLDGKRVAQKNLSLNGYGTTKAEFSVLPKKNGFNNGYIQIENDAISQDNIRYFSFYIPEILDVTFIANSENEIRLPRLALASSLLGNANRSISAKFLSNNKLTSAEISRTQSIICTNLQTFSEQQLLILKNFVTDGGGLIIFPDDKIEIARFNNTISNLFNISPIGNIIGSKTTPVNLTFNKIDYDHPLFIGMFEKNEKTIKDQQIESPSIYKTVTFKPNAAARTIITLSDNSPFLTQYSTGRGKIFLFSVSPSLDWSDFPIKGIFAPLLHRTTLYASSSSQRIFNFITGDQPSVAIKNISQDSSISERKMSYRLLLPDGVQEPLKPSSATAESKNRPYETKFVIRKVDIPGNYQIFSDRSCLHSFPVNINSSESDTRTITEDNLQKYFSQFGVEPLILTNVGEHGERYKQILEARFGSELWKYFIIIALLLAIAEMIIARDNRKSIAQSGQNI
- a CDS encoding site-specific integrase, with translation MSCIFREKKSGIYYIVSSSNGKRIWKSTKTRDRKKAQQLFSSHTPIKIETNQPQLLSQCIKEYVSFVETTYASKTLEIYKTALDHLITNTGDIRVDSITSRNIDLYKVVRMKDVSPTTVNIELRALRTFFNVLKRWEIVDKNPCQGIKQIRIPEQTPLFFNEEQQMDLIKAISERWLQEIVIFALMTGARRGEIINLQWSDINFETKTITIQSSLSYQVKTGKLRTIPMNETVYTLLKDKPVKEGLVFKGKKGKKANDNFVSEKFREFVRKNGFDKRLHFHSLRHSFASVLVKKGVSLFQVQRLLGHSSSKITEVYAHLQSSDMHQVVDVLKL
- a CDS encoding zf-HC2 domain-containing protein, whose amino-acid sequence is MKTEEIFELIPFYLAGTLSKEEKEEFEAELRLNEELKKEISFWRKVKSAAILHNKHKEHASTDEIALYINGELSEDSNQWKRIENHLATCDICRDEAIILKKYYPKDGFVRKMISILENSATEFFEHSGELFKSLWQKPMRLVYVSASLIIITVGILYLPSLMKTSTGTGEIRISYLSVNRGDEDQYAEYTISAKDTAIDFIISIPYDSASSNNYSYRLDGDSGKTTLLSDVIIPSGQKPNEMVFLKINLSSTIFRTNGPFIMRIFDKLDNGIEKIYDYPFIIRFE
- a CDS encoding sigma-70 family RNA polymerase sigma factor, whose protein sequence is MRDIELINEFCAYLDRKGPSTTYKKVVGWIQEGFNFYSYKLKQVNLLATESIKKIVEPLVSEALWKTLCISKTFRGESSLETFVWGVTLKKMLDVRKSEISYLKHYNDVYYDEHSENDDDSQNRSSAIFQDKESLNPHEELELRENVLMIEQVMREFSQQDQELLNYALIDKLPREEIAIKMGMSIPNVKTTISRKRSKIKERIKEVFDVTI
- a CDS encoding CHAT domain-containing protein; its protein translation is MNYTYDKIIKPFYHFGLLCFITILLQSCKNDTTLKLRYEAIRLDSLAQIEDSLSNYLSAKNYYNSALSIYLKVGDRTNSADIYSNLGFVYANLNQFDSSRIFHHKSLETQKILHDTLSMAASYNNLGYIYQQMNQYALSNSYLDSSLYLLNILHDDSNFVNPLTTKGLNFSFLGQYDKALEIHSNALYLWGKYKDSSILAGVLMNIGYDYYNLKDYSNALNSLARALNISRILEYDAYIGYAQGLISLVLNAQQKYSDAAKYADSALSISLRLGQKQDEGAAYYKLGMIFLNSGYPEKAIDNLNKAAFIFRKLGTPEREGMVYYQMMRAFIKSRKPSTAIIYGKSAVNILQLIRASIKSLDKDLQHDYLRSKENVYRELAELLIKQSRYPEAQQIMNMLKEEEYFEYIRGEAQDTISLNLQAVFSQLENNQSENINNILDSLASYSLEFYQLRTKSLLNDEQNKRYYLLLDRIRRSNEKYNMFLDELEDKLSSSPEQMPKIKDLRETENLVEVLRKLGPRTVAIYTIMEESKLNLILMTGEVNKWKGVSVSSNLLNKDIDLFISQLRDPKQDPVPMAKKMYDLIIRPFEADLKRMNADEILWSLDGKLRYVPISALHNGKNFMVDLYRNIIIIPRNIGWLLDKEHKQWEILGFGVSKPHGEFRSLPSVYDELAGIVKGKHNSTGNGFIPGYVKLDEKFTLNTMLSDLRNPAPIVHVASHFKLAPGDFTNSFLLLGDGSILTMQEFKNLPKVFSGVDLFTLSACNTAMGTSANGGEVENFATLAQRQGAKVILATLWPVQDNSTAELMKHFYRFKYENNKLSIAEALQNAQLFLLNGNIAKSENQSQSSANSLHQKYSHPYYWAPFILIGNSQ